From a region of the Williamsia phyllosphaerae genome:
- a CDS encoding S1C family serine protease yields the protein MTSDQQSGGPTPSDPGPEGPSGPSEGGSRPAPRRPRHSPVSPQTVAVFGRPDGVAGSFAGSDHVRTGPRQPVVADPDPVLREAFARPSDDVDSLQRDPDSRFGETEQTPAAADPWRDPASIAAMDRPAVDRPTEPVPTVPGRKLGARELLFDRIVSWRALALLAVIAVLIGGIGGLLGRVTAEVTPPLNSDSVSLGESDSTPGGNRGQVARVASAVEKAVVAITVSTSSAVGTGSGVVLDKNGYIVTNNHVISLAATQKAKLEVTFFDRQRVPARIVGRDIRTDLAVIKVDNIDNLTTAALGNSDDLAIGQEVIAFGSPLGLDRTVTSGIVSATHRAVPLRPDDTSDTNAVIDGIQTDAAINPGNSGGPLVDDDAKVVGINTAGLVPGGGSIGLGFAIPINEVRGVAEELIRDGRAVHAQIGVNTSSVRNDRVLGAQVRNVVDGSPAQRAGLREGDVVTAFDGRPIDGADELTVAERTATPGKSVPMTYWRDGRTFNTTVTPATDA from the coding sequence TTGACCTCTGATCAGCAGTCCGGTGGCCCCACGCCGTCGGACCCCGGCCCCGAGGGTCCGAGCGGCCCGTCCGAGGGTGGGTCCCGGCCGGCGCCCCGCCGTCCGCGGCACTCGCCGGTCTCGCCGCAGACCGTCGCCGTGTTCGGGCGGCCCGACGGTGTCGCCGGCTCGTTCGCGGGGTCCGACCACGTCCGCACCGGTCCGCGCCAGCCAGTGGTGGCCGACCCCGACCCGGTGCTGCGCGAGGCCTTCGCCCGACCATCCGACGACGTCGACTCGCTGCAGCGCGATCCGGACTCCCGGTTCGGTGAGACAGAGCAGACTCCCGCGGCCGCCGACCCGTGGCGCGACCCGGCCAGCATCGCTGCCATGGACCGCCCCGCCGTCGACCGCCCGACCGAACCGGTGCCGACGGTGCCGGGACGCAAGCTCGGCGCGCGTGAACTGCTCTTCGACCGCATCGTCAGCTGGCGTGCGCTCGCCCTGCTCGCCGTCATCGCGGTGCTCATCGGCGGCATCGGTGGCCTGCTCGGCCGCGTCACCGCCGAGGTCACACCGCCGCTGAACTCCGATTCGGTCTCCCTCGGCGAGAGCGACTCCACCCCCGGCGGGAACCGGGGGCAGGTCGCCCGTGTCGCCTCGGCGGTCGAGAAGGCCGTCGTCGCCATCACCGTCAGCACCTCGAGCGCCGTCGGCACCGGGTCCGGGGTCGTGCTGGACAAGAACGGCTACATCGTCACCAACAACCACGTGATCTCGCTCGCCGCGACGCAGAAGGCGAAGCTCGAGGTCACGTTCTTCGACCGACAGCGGGTACCCGCCCGCATCGTCGGACGTGACATCCGCACCGACCTCGCGGTCATCAAGGTCGACAACATCGACAACCTCACCACCGCCGCCCTCGGGAACTCCGACGATCTGGCCATCGGCCAGGAGGTCATCGCCTTCGGATCGCCGCTGGGTCTCGACCGCACGGTCACCAGCGGGATCGTCAGCGCCACCCACCGCGCCGTCCCGCTGCGACCCGACGACACCTCCGACACCAATGCCGTCATCGACGGCATCCAGACCGACGCCGCGATCAACCCCGGCAACTCCGGCGGGCCCCTCGTCGACGACGACGCCAAGGTCGTCGGAATCAACACCGCCGGCCTCGTACCCGGTGGCGGGTCCATCGGTCTCGGTTTCGCGATCCCGATCAACGAGGTCCGCGGGGTCGCCGAGGAACTGATCCGCGACGGTCGCGCCGTGCACGCCCAGATCGGCGTCAACACCAGCTCGGTGCGCAACGACCGGGTGCTCGGCGCCCAGGTCCGCAACGTCGTCGACGGGTCCCCGGCGCAGCGCGCCGGACTACGGGAGGGTGACGTCGTCACCGCCTTCGACGGACGCCCGATCGACGGCGCCGACGAGCTCACCGTCGCCGAACGCACGGCCACGCCGGGCAAGAGCGTCCCGATGACCTACTGGCGGGACGGTCGGACGTTCAACACCACCGTCACGCCGGCCACCGACGCCTGA
- the sigE gene encoding RNA polymerase sigma factor SigE: MTESPQLSVDADVIVVGGTARFDETGDGALMPSWDELVREHADRVYRLAYRLSGNQHDAEDLTQETFIRVFRSLSNYRAGTFEGWLHRITTNLFLDMVRRRAKIRMEALPEDYERVPGTAPDPERVYVEANLDPDLQQALDALAPEFRAAVVLCDIEGLSYEEIATTLGVKLGTVRSRIHRGRQAIRDHLASNGHTSSRSVATPAL; this comes from the coding sequence ATGACCGAATCTCCCCAGCTCAGCGTCGACGCCGACGTCATCGTCGTGGGAGGAACCGCGCGCTTCGACGAGACCGGCGACGGCGCCCTCATGCCGTCCTGGGACGAACTGGTCCGTGAGCACGCCGACCGCGTGTACCGGCTGGCCTACCGCCTGTCCGGCAACCAGCACGACGCCGAGGACCTCACCCAGGAGACTTTCATCCGGGTTTTCCGCTCGCTGTCGAACTACCGCGCGGGCACGTTCGAGGGATGGCTGCACCGCATCACGACCAACCTGTTCCTCGACATGGTCCGACGTCGCGCGAAGATCCGTATGGAGGCGCTGCCCGAGGACTACGAGCGGGTTCCCGGCACCGCCCCCGACCCGGAACGGGTCTACGTCGAGGCCAACCTCGACCCCGACCTGCAGCAGGCGCTCGACGCGCTGGCCCCCGAGTTCCGCGCAGCGGTCGTGCTGTGCGACATCGAGGGTCTGTCCTACGAGGAGATCGCCACCACGCTGGGCGTGAAGCTCGGGACCGTGCGCAGTCGCATCCACCGCGGTCGTCAGGCCATCCGGGACCACCTCGCCTCGAACGGGCACACCAGCAGTCGTTCGGTGGCCACCCCCGCGCTGTAG
- a CDS encoding O-methyltransferase gives MSDTTGETPPDPHSLRAYAESAIAEDDALIAARERAHELGAPAISPAVGATLCLLARLVDARSVVEIGTGAGVSGLWLLGGMRADGVLTTIDPESEHQRAAKVGFAAAGVAASRTRLINGRAAEVLPRLADASYDLVFVDGAVIDQPRYVREGLRLLRSGGVLLVHNATADGRIADPSATDPDTVAAREAALLISENDALLPVVIPLGRGLLAATRAERPTPED, from the coding sequence GTGTCCGACACCACCGGTGAGACCCCACCCGATCCCCACTCGTTGCGCGCCTACGCCGAGTCGGCGATCGCCGAGGACGACGCGTTGATCGCCGCCCGCGAACGCGCCCACGAGCTCGGCGCGCCGGCCATCTCCCCCGCCGTCGGCGCGACGCTGTGCCTGCTCGCCCGGCTCGTCGACGCACGGTCGGTCGTCGAGATCGGTACGGGCGCAGGCGTCAGCGGTCTGTGGCTGCTCGGCGGGATGCGGGCCGACGGCGTGCTCACCACCATCGACCCGGAGTCCGAACACCAGCGTGCCGCCAAGGTGGGTTTTGCCGCCGCCGGTGTCGCGGCCTCACGAACACGTCTGATCAACGGCCGCGCCGCCGAGGTGCTCCCCCGTCTCGCCGACGCCTCCTACGATCTCGTCTTCGTCGACGGGGCCGTCATCGACCAACCACGGTACGTCCGAGAGGGTCTGCGGCTGTTGCGGTCCGGTGGCGTCCTGCTGGTGCACAACGCCACCGCCGACGGTCGGATCGCCGACCCGTCGGCCACCGACCCCGACACCGTCGCGGCACGCGAGGCCGCCCTGCTCATCTCCGAGAACGATGCACTGTTGCCGGTGGTGATCCCGCTCGGACGGGGACTGCTCGCCGCCACCCGCGCCGAGCGACCCACCCCCGAGGACTGA
- a CDS encoding SGNH/GDSL hydrolase family protein, protein MSDTDPAVSRFVVIGDSFPEGVGDPEPRCPNGVRGWADRMAEVLARRSVETGAAPTRYANLAIRGKLLGPVIDDQLAPAAAMGPDLIGMCAGANDLLRPSVDIDAIIARYDDALGALVDTGARVFTFTAFDTGGRPLFAAMRGRFAIYNELLREVVERRGVELVDFWRMREFSDRRMWEFDRMHLSSAGHHQMAIRVLESLGIDHDLVPVEFGPPETMTAAQRRKDNRQWAAQAAAPWIGRRLRGRSRGDNMAPKYPDLTELAPATP, encoded by the coding sequence ATGTCTGACACCGACCCGGCGGTGAGCCGGTTCGTCGTGATCGGCGACTCGTTCCCCGAGGGGGTCGGTGACCCGGAACCACGCTGCCCCAACGGGGTTCGCGGCTGGGCGGATCGGATGGCCGAGGTGCTCGCGCGCCGGTCCGTCGAGACCGGTGCGGCCCCCACCCGATACGCGAACCTCGCGATCCGCGGTAAGTTGCTCGGTCCGGTCATCGACGATCAACTCGCCCCCGCGGCCGCGATGGGCCCCGACCTCATCGGGATGTGTGCGGGGGCAAACGATCTGCTGCGCCCGTCGGTCGACATCGACGCCATCATCGCCCGGTACGACGACGCGTTGGGCGCCCTGGTCGACACCGGCGCCCGGGTCTTCACCTTCACCGCCTTCGACACCGGCGGCCGACCGCTCTTCGCGGCGATGCGCGGCCGGTTCGCGATCTACAACGAGCTGCTGCGCGAGGTCGTCGAACGGCGCGGCGTCGAGCTGGTCGACTTCTGGCGCATGCGCGAGTTCTCCGACCGACGGATGTGGGAGTTCGACCGCATGCATCTGTCGTCGGCGGGTCATCATCAGATGGCGATCCGGGTGTTGGAGTCGCTGGGCATCGACCATGATCTCGTGCCGGTGGAGTTCGGCCCGCCCGAGACGATGACCGCGGCGCAGCGGCGAAAAGACAACCGCCAGTGGGCCGCTCAGGCGGCGGCACCGTGGATCGGCCGCCGGCTCCGCGGCCGGTCCCGCGGCGACAACATGGCCCCGAAGTACCCCGATCTCACCGAGCTGGCCCCGGCGACACCGTGA
- a CDS encoding sugar phosphate nucleotidyltransferase, which translates to MSEFDSAADKSAGAPAVQAVILVGGKGTRLRPLTLSAPKPMLPTAGVPFLTHLLSRIEAAGITDVVLGTSFKAEVFEDHFGDGSKLGMQIRYVTETEPMGTGGAIRNVLGELTADTILVFNGDVLGGTDVRAVLDTHHTSGADVTIHLVRVGDPRAFGCVPTDDDGRVTAFLEKTQDPPTDQINAGCYVFKRSVIEEIDAGRPVSVEREVFPNLLAHGRHVHAHVDAGYWRDMGTPEDFVQGSADLVRGIAPSPALTGQRGESLVHEGAGIAPGAVLIGGTVVGRGAEIGARARLDGAVVFDGAVIEAGAVVERSIIGFGARIGPRALVRDGVIGDGADIGARCELLRGARVWPGVTIPDGGVRFSTDV; encoded by the coding sequence GTGTCAGAGTTCGACAGCGCTGCCGACAAATCGGCAGGCGCACCCGCCGTTCAAGCAGTGATCCTGGTGGGAGGCAAAGGAACTCGGCTGCGTCCGCTCACCCTGTCGGCCCCCAAGCCCATGCTCCCGACCGCGGGTGTGCCCTTCCTGACGCATCTGCTGTCGCGCATCGAGGCCGCGGGCATCACCGACGTCGTGCTCGGCACCTCGTTCAAGGCGGAGGTGTTCGAGGACCACTTCGGTGACGGCTCCAAACTCGGGATGCAGATCCGCTACGTCACCGAGACCGAGCCCATGGGCACCGGCGGTGCGATCCGCAACGTGTTGGGCGAGCTGACCGCGGACACGATCCTGGTGTTCAACGGAGACGTCCTCGGCGGCACCGACGTCCGGGCGGTGCTGGACACACACCACACCTCCGGCGCCGACGTCACCATCCACCTCGTACGGGTCGGTGACCCCCGCGCGTTCGGGTGCGTCCCCACCGACGACGACGGTCGCGTGACCGCCTTCCTGGAGAAGACGCAGGATCCGCCGACCGATCAGATCAACGCGGGCTGCTATGTCTTCAAGCGGTCGGTCATCGAGGAGATCGACGCCGGCCGGCCGGTGTCGGTCGAGCGCGAGGTGTTCCCGAACCTGTTGGCCCACGGCCGCCACGTGCACGCCCACGTCGACGCGGGGTACTGGCGCGACATGGGTACCCCCGAGGACTTCGTGCAGGGTTCGGCCGACCTGGTGCGTGGCATCGCCCCGTCGCCCGCGCTGACGGGTCAGCGCGGTGAGTCCCTCGTGCACGAGGGAGCGGGTATCGCCCCTGGTGCGGTCCTGATCGGTGGCACGGTCGTCGGTCGCGGCGCGGAGATCGGTGCGCGGGCGCGTCTCGACGGGGCCGTGGTGTTCGACGGTGCCGTGATCGAGGCAGGCGCGGTGGTCGAGCGCAGCATCATCGGCTTCGGTGCCCGGATCGGCCCCCGCGCCCTCGTGCGTGACGGCGTCATCGGTGACGGCGCCGACATCGGCGCGCGCTGTGAACTGCTGCGCGGCGCCCGGGTCTGGCCCGGTGTGACCATCCCCGACGGCGGGGTGCGTTTCTCCACCGATGTCTGA
- a CDS encoding glycosyltransferase family 2 protein, with product MTAELAVVTVTYSSGDHLSNFLRSLSAATTVEYEVVIADNGSTDGAPEAAERDFDNLTLLRTGANIGYGGASNRAVAATDSSTEFVIVANPDVEWVPGSVDEMLAVARRWPRAGAVGPLIREPDGTVYPSARRVPDLVSGTGHALLGRVWKSNPWTAGYRQDDEAIAERTVGWLSGSCLLLRRAAFESINGFDSRYFMYMEDVDLGDRLARSGWLNVFAPSAEVIHRKGHVAGEHPELMLPAHHESAYRFQADRHPGARWAPLRAGLRAGLWVRSRMAVASARRATTSRSDSPIVSPPSTPPREA from the coding sequence GTGACAGCTGAGTTGGCCGTGGTGACGGTGACCTATTCCTCCGGCGACCACCTCTCCAACTTCCTGCGCAGCCTCTCCGCGGCGACCACGGTCGAGTACGAGGTGGTAATCGCCGACAACGGATCGACCGACGGTGCCCCCGAGGCCGCCGAGCGCGACTTCGACAACCTCACCCTGCTGCGCACCGGCGCCAACATCGGCTACGGCGGCGCCTCCAATCGCGCGGTCGCCGCGACCGACTCGTCCACGGAGTTCGTGATCGTCGCCAACCCCGACGTCGAGTGGGTGCCCGGTTCGGTCGACGAGATGCTCGCCGTGGCCCGCCGCTGGCCGCGTGCGGGCGCTGTCGGACCGCTCATCCGTGAACCCGACGGCACCGTCTACCCGTCGGCGCGCCGCGTCCCCGACCTCGTGTCGGGCACCGGGCACGCCCTGTTGGGCCGGGTGTGGAAGTCCAACCCGTGGACCGCGGGCTACCGGCAGGACGACGAGGCGATCGCCGAACGCACCGTCGGTTGGCTCTCCGGTTCGTGTCTGCTGTTGCGCCGCGCGGCCTTCGAGTCGATCAACGGCTTCGACTCCCGCTACTTCATGTACATGGAGGACGTCGACCTCGGTGACCGCCTCGCGCGTTCGGGGTGGCTCAACGTGTTCGCGCCCAGCGCCGAGGTCATCCACCGCAAGGGCCACGTCGCCGGTGAACACCCCGAACTGATGCTGCCCGCACACCACGAGAGCGCGTACCGCTTCCAGGCCGACCGGCATCCGGGAGCGCGCTGGGCCCCGCTGCGAGCGGGTCTGCGTGCCGGGTTGTGGGTTCGGTCACGAATGGCCGTGGCATCGGCCCGACGAGCGACGACCAGCCGGTCGGATTCGCCTATCGTGAGTCCACCATCGACACCTCCGAGGGAGGCCTGA
- the rfbD gene encoding dTDP-4-dehydrorhamnose reductase, whose protein sequence is MSDQEVTGVTNSTGSSRLIVTGAGGQVGRLLTAAPGAIGLGRTDLDISDADAVTRVLADLGPQDVVVNCAAYTAVDAAESDVAAAEAINVAGPAALAGATAAAGAWLIHLSTDYVFSGAPTRDRPFEPADLDPDAIPATVYGRTKLAGERAARSADPRTTIVRTAWVYTGAVGGSDFVSTMRRLETERDTIGVVDDQIGSPTYAVDLAAALVQLAQTPPEHMSRVEGAVVHATNAGRCSWFDLAQAVFAGVGADPERVRPVTTAEFPRPAPRPAYSVLSGVSWADAGLRPLREWRPALDMALHARSLPLPRDS, encoded by the coding sequence ATGTCTGACCAGGAGGTGACCGGTGTGACGAATTCGACGGGATCGAGCCGGTTGATCGTCACCGGCGCCGGGGGCCAGGTCGGCCGCCTGCTCACCGCCGCGCCCGGTGCGATCGGACTCGGTCGCACGGACCTCGACATCTCCGACGCCGATGCGGTGACGCGGGTACTCGCCGATCTCGGGCCGCAGGACGTGGTCGTGAACTGTGCCGCCTACACCGCCGTGGACGCCGCGGAGAGCGATGTCGCCGCCGCCGAGGCGATCAACGTCGCAGGTCCCGCCGCCCTGGCGGGGGCGACCGCGGCCGCGGGAGCATGGCTGATCCACCTCTCCACCGATTACGTGTTCTCCGGTGCCCCGACCAGGGACCGACCGTTCGAACCGGCCGACCTGGATCCGGACGCGATACCGGCGACCGTCTACGGGCGGACGAAACTGGCGGGTGAGCGCGCGGCCCGGTCGGCCGACCCGCGGACGACGATCGTGCGGACCGCCTGGGTGTACACCGGCGCCGTGGGGGGCTCGGACTTCGTCTCCACGATGCGGCGGCTGGAGACCGAGCGCGACACGATCGGGGTGGTCGACGACCAGATCGGGTCGCCGACCTACGCGGTCGATCTCGCCGCCGCGCTCGTGCAGCTCGCTCAGACGCCGCCCGAGCACATGTCCCGGGTCGAGGGTGCGGTGGTGCACGCGACGAACGCGGGGCGGTGCAGCTGGTTCGACCTCGCTCAGGCGGTGTTCGCCGGTGTCGGGGCCGACCCCGAGCGGGTCCGACCGGTCACCACCGCCGAGTTCCCGCGTCCGGCACCACGTCCGGCCTATTCGGTGTTGTCCGGTGTGTCGTGGGCCGATGCGGGGTTGCGGCCGCTGCGGGAGTGGCGCCCCGCCCTCGACATGGCGCTGCACGCCCGTTCGTTACCCTTGCCCCGTGACAGCTGA
- a CDS encoding LCP family protein, whose amino-acid sequence MHQPPDDRRARRAVPRDPDDRRRTRASSGTTGAGARRASPPRPTATPDATAPPRHRTPREATPPTVGPARTGALTLSGNLGRVAVALLSVVVLVITGFAWSSITSLQNGVTRLGGLALGDGTDGAVDILMVGTDSRVDAQGKPLSASEAAQLHAGDEVATNTDTILLIRIPNDGSSATAISIPRDSYVDVPGIGMSKINAAYGATKETKRAALVEAGTDPAEAEKEATVAGRKALIQTVAQLTGVQVDRYAEVGLVGFVLLTNAVDGVDVCLRNPVNEPLSGARFRAGRQTLDGAKALSFVRQRHDLPRGDLDRIVRQQVFMASLAQKVLSAGTLTDPGKLSALEDAVSRSIVIDDNWDILKFVEQLKDLTGGKVKFATIPVTDEQGWSEDGEQSVVTVDPAAVHRFTAALLTTKKKGALVRDEYTVDVTNAGTVDGLATNVSGIVAAKGYTRGTTDTKGTADADSYIATSENNAGATDLAKQMGGLPVRVDGSVPSGHLRLVLTDSYTGPGSISDTGAQGQDGAVAATPAAATTPPPITAAGSGPQCVN is encoded by the coding sequence GTGCACCAGCCACCCGACGATCGGCGTGCGCGTCGTGCCGTACCCCGGGATCCCGACGACCGGCGTCGCACCCGAGCGTCGAGCGGTACGACCGGAGCCGGTGCCCGTCGGGCGTCGCCGCCGCGGCCCACCGCGACCCCCGACGCCACCGCACCGCCGAGACACCGGACCCCGCGCGAGGCGACACCCCCGACCGTCGGGCCTGCTCGCACCGGTGCGCTGACCCTGTCGGGCAACCTCGGCCGGGTCGCAGTCGCGCTGCTGTCGGTGGTCGTCCTGGTGATCACGGGGTTCGCGTGGAGCAGCATCACCTCCCTGCAGAACGGGGTGACCCGCCTGGGGGGTCTGGCCCTCGGCGACGGCACGGACGGTGCCGTCGACATCCTCATGGTCGGTACCGATTCCCGGGTCGACGCGCAGGGCAAGCCGCTGTCGGCCTCGGAGGCCGCCCAGTTGCACGCCGGCGACGAGGTCGCCACCAACACCGACACCATCCTGCTGATCCGGATCCCCAACGACGGGTCCTCGGCGACGGCCATCTCGATCCCCCGCGACTCCTACGTCGACGTCCCCGGGATCGGCATGAGCAAGATCAACGCCGCCTATGGCGCCACGAAAGAAACCAAGCGGGCCGCGCTCGTCGAGGCGGGCACCGATCCCGCCGAGGCCGAGAAGGAGGCGACGGTGGCCGGCCGCAAGGCGCTCATCCAGACCGTCGCGCAACTGACCGGCGTCCAGGTCGACCGGTACGCCGAAGTCGGGCTGGTCGGCTTCGTGCTGCTGACCAACGCGGTCGACGGTGTGGACGTCTGCCTGCGCAACCCGGTGAACGAACCCCTGTCCGGTGCGCGTTTCCGGGCCGGGCGACAGACCCTCGACGGCGCCAAGGCCCTGAGCTTCGTCCGACAGCGCCATGATCTCCCCCGCGGTGACCTCGACCGCATCGTGCGTCAGCAGGTGTTCATGGCCTCGCTCGCACAGAAGGTCCTCTCCGCCGGGACGTTGACCGACCCGGGCAAGCTGAGTGCGCTCGAGGACGCGGTGTCGCGATCGATCGTGATCGACGACAACTGGGACATCCTCAAGTTCGTCGAACAGCTCAAGGACCTCACGGGCGGCAAGGTCAAGTTCGCGACCATCCCGGTCACCGACGAGCAGGGGTGGAGCGAGGACGGCGAGCAGTCGGTCGTCACCGTCGACCCCGCCGCCGTGCACCGGTTCACCGCAGCCCTGCTGACGACGAAGAAGAAGGGCGCCCTGGTCCGCGACGAGTACACCGTGGACGTGACCAACGCGGGGACGGTGGACGGGCTCGCCACGAACGTCTCGGGCATCGTCGCCGCCAAGGGCTACACCCGCGGCACCACCGACACCAAGGGCACCGCCGACGCCGACAGCTACATCGCGACGTCGGAGAACAACGCCGGCGCAACCGATCTCGCCAAGCAGATGGGTGGCCTGCCGGTCCGGGTCGACGGATCGGTCCCGTCGGGACACCTGCGGCTCGTGCTCACCGATTCCTACACCGGCCCGGGGTCGATCAGTGACACCGGCGCGCAGGGGCAGGACGGGGCCGTGGCGGCGACACCCGCCGCGGCGACCACCCCGCCGCCGATCACCGCCGCCGGTTCCGGACCGCAATGCGTCAACTGA
- a CDS encoding TIGR03089 family protein codes for MTPTTHATVTDAVFAHAMAHDPAGPLITFYDDASGERTELSTITTANWAAKTANMIRDEFGLAPGDLLAVDLPAHWQTFAILLGAWWAGCEVVIGPSDGAAGAFCSLDRLEANDHGGEVAVAPLDPFAMAVPGLPIGVTDFGSAVRVHGDQFAPIVAGPLALAGRSTAETITAALDFAATADIGPGARIVSTRHWDTAERIVANLLSVTIAGGSLVQIANPDVSRLIDRAASEKATASLS; via the coding sequence ATGACCCCGACCACCCACGCCACGGTCACCGACGCGGTCTTCGCCCACGCGATGGCGCACGACCCCGCAGGTCCGTTGATCACCTTCTACGACGACGCGAGCGGTGAGCGCACCGAGCTGTCCACCATCACCACGGCGAACTGGGCGGCCAAGACAGCCAACATGATCCGCGACGAGTTCGGGCTCGCCCCGGGCGATCTCCTGGCCGTCGACCTGCCCGCACACTGGCAGACGTTCGCCATCCTGCTCGGCGCGTGGTGGGCCGGATGCGAGGTCGTCATCGGTCCGTCCGACGGCGCGGCGGGCGCGTTCTGCTCCCTCGACCGCCTCGAGGCCAACGACCACGGCGGGGAGGTCGCGGTGGCACCACTCGACCCGTTCGCCATGGCCGTCCCCGGGCTGCCGATCGGGGTGACCGACTTCGGGTCCGCGGTTCGGGTGCACGGCGACCAGTTCGCCCCCATCGTGGCGGGTCCGCTCGCGCTCGCAGGCCGCAGCACCGCCGAGACCATCACCGCCGCGCTCGACTTCGCCGCCACCGCAGACATCGGTCCCGGGGCGCGCATCGTGTCCACCCGGCACTGGGACACCGCGGAGCGCATCGTCGCCAACCTGCTGTCGGTCACGATCGCCGGTGGGAGCCTGGTGCAGATCGCCAACCCCGACGTCTCCCGGCTCATCGATCGGGCGGCAAGCGAAAAGGCCACCGCGTCACTGTCGTGA
- a CDS encoding acyl-CoA dehydrogenase: MSGNPDFDLFALPEEHDALREAIRALTEKEIEPYAADVDENSRFPQEALDALNASGFNAIHVPEEFEGQGADSVAACIVIEEVARADASASLIPAVNKLGTMGLILNGSDELKKQVLPDLATGGALASYGLSEREAGSDAAAMRTRAKQTADGWVLNGAKAWITNGGKSTWYTVMAVTDPDKGANGISAFMVHKDDPGFSTGGYERKLGIKGSPTAELYFENCEIPADRMIGEPGTGFKTALQTLDHTRPTIGAQAVGIAQGALDKTIEYIKDRKQFGKTISQFQGVEFMIADMAMNIEAARLMVYTSAARAERGEKNLGFISSASKCFASDVAMKVTTDAVQLFGGAGYTRDFPVERMMRDAKITQIYEGTNQIQRVVMSRALLR; the protein is encoded by the coding sequence ATGTCGGGTAACCCGGATTTCGACCTGTTTGCACTGCCCGAGGAACACGACGCGCTCCGTGAGGCCATCCGCGCGCTCACGGAGAAGGAGATCGAGCCGTACGCGGCCGACGTCGACGAGAACTCGCGGTTCCCGCAGGAGGCGCTCGACGCCCTGAACGCGTCGGGTTTCAACGCGATCCACGTCCCCGAGGAGTTCGAGGGTCAGGGCGCGGACTCGGTCGCCGCATGCATCGTCATCGAGGAGGTCGCGCGCGCCGACGCATCGGCGTCGCTGATCCCCGCGGTCAACAAGCTCGGCACGATGGGCCTGATCCTCAACGGCTCCGACGAACTCAAGAAGCAGGTTCTGCCCGACCTCGCGACCGGTGGGGCGCTGGCCTCCTACGGACTGTCCGAGCGGGAGGCCGGTTCGGATGCGGCCGCGATGCGCACGCGCGCCAAGCAGACCGCCGACGGCTGGGTGCTCAACGGCGCGAAGGCGTGGATCACCAACGGCGGCAAGTCGACCTGGTACACCGTCATGGCGGTGACCGACCCCGACAAGGGGGCCAACGGCATCTCGGCGTTCATGGTCCACAAGGACGATCCCGGTTTCTCGACCGGCGGCTACGAGCGCAAGCTCGGCATCAAGGGGTCGCCGACGGCGGAGTTGTACTTCGAGAACTGTGAGATCCCGGCCGATCGCATGATCGGCGAGCCCGGGACCGGTTTCAAGACCGCCCTGCAGACACTCGACCACACCCGCCCCACGATCGGCGCCCAGGCCGTCGGTATCGCGCAGGGCGCGCTAGACAAGACCATCGAGTACATCAAGGACCGCAAGCAGTTCGGCAAGACGATCTCGCAGTTCCAGGGCGTCGAGTTCATGATCGCCGACATGGCGATGAACATCGAGGCGGCCCGGCTGATGGTCTACACCTCGGCGGCGCGGGCCGAACGCGGTGAGAAGAACCTCGGCTTCATCTCGTCGGCCTCGAAGTGTTTCGCCTCCGACGTCGCGATGAAGGTCACCACCGATGCGGTGCAGCTCTTCGGCGGCGCGGGCTACACCCGCGACTTCCCGGTCGAGCGGATGATGCGTGACGCCAAGATCACCCAGATCTACGAGGGCACCAACCAGATCCAGCGCGTGGTGATGTCGCGCGCACTGCTGCGCTGA